DNA from Litoribacterium kuwaitense:
ATCTCGTAGATGAGGGAAACCAACCGGCTCGCGATTTAGCGCATTTAGAGGAGGAGCTTGAACATTTTCTAAGCGGCGGGACGCCTAAAGGAGACATTTGGGTCGCACTGGCTGATGTATTTGATCAGTTTGCTATGGACCCACTTCCATTTCGTCACATGCTTCAAGGACAACGTATGGATATTGAACCAAAGCCTTTTTTAACCTTGGCGGACGTCGAACAATACTCGTACTATGTCGCTGGCACAGTTGGTTTAATGCTCCTGCCATTTTTGGCTCCAGATACACGAGATTTGCTTGAAAAAGATGCGGTTAAGCTTGGAAAAGCGATGCAGTTAACAAATATTTTACGTGATGTAGGAGAAGATTTGCACCGCGGGAGAATTTATTTGCCCCAGCAGCTTTTAAATGAACATCATGTTGACCTCTATGAGCTGGCTCAAAGTGCCACCCCTTCTACTAAATTTCAAATCGTCTGGGAAACGATCGCCACACGCGCTGAGTCTCTTTATGATGAAGCGTTAACGACTGTGCATCTCTATCCAGCTTATTCGCGCCAAGCCATTAAAGGATCAGCATATGTGTATCGGGCCATTCTCGATAAAATTCGTGCAGGTAGATATGAAGTGTTTACAAAACGTCATTTTGTAAGTCAGACGGAAAAGCAATTCATTTTAGCAAAATTGTAAAAATGGCCGCCCGTCTTCCAACAGTCGTGATCGGCGATTGAAGCTCACCCATTTGCTTATGCTTGCTTTCTCATTTTGACGAGTAGCAAGGCTTGCTTATCCTCTGATCAATGAATACTTGAGCCGCCGTTCTCCTTGGCACATAGGCTAACTAGGGTTTTCAGGCGAGGATGATACTAAGCGGACACGAAAAAGGTGTAGACAAAGTCTTTTCCAGATTTGTCTACACCTTTATTATGATTTGCGTGACATCGTTTAGAAGTCCACTCATTACGATCTATGATGAAGAATCGCCTTGGCGACATTATAGCCAGAACGCACGACCATTGGTGAACCGCCGCCAGGGAACGTAGAACCTCCGGCGAAAAATAAATTCTGAATGTCTTTTGCCTTGTTAAAAGGTTTGAAAAAGGCTTCTTGCCTACGGTTTGAACTCATTCCATAAATGGCCCCATGATAAGCCCCGGTCATGTTTTGTAAATCTTTGGGGGCAATGATTTTTTCACATACAAGGTGAGAGTGAATAGGGAGACCACGGTCATGTAGTTGTTTATAAATAAATTGTTTATAACGTTCGAGCTCATCTTGTGTCTTTGTGGTTGATAAAAGTGGAGGAGCATTGACTAAAATGAATAGATTATCCCCATCTGGTGACCGACTTGGATCTGTGACACTTGAATTGCTGACATAAATGGCAGGTTGTTGCGGATAAGTGCTATTGTCGAAGAGGTCAGCAAACTCATTTGCATACGTTTTTGGAAAAAAAACGTTATGGTGAAGTAGTCCATTTAATCGTTTCGACAGACCGGCAAGAATGACAAAAGCAGAGATGGAAGGTGGATAGTGAGCGACCTTTTGATCTGAAAAAGTCGGGCGGTCTTCAGCGTTGACGAGCTCAGGATACGCATGTAAAAGGTCCGCATTCATTAAGACGTGGCGACAGTCAATGACATCGCCAGCTTCTGTCTCAACCGCCTTTGCCACTTTATTTTCTACGTGAATCTTTCTTGCTTTCGTTCCTGTTTGAATCTGTACGCCTGTTTCCTTAGCGACTTGTGTAAAAGCGTCAGCAATTTTCGTATTGCCTCCATTGACATAATAGACCCCTTTGGCGAGTTCAAGATAGGCAATGAGAGCAAACGTCGCAGGGGTCTTAAAGGGAGATGATCCGATATAGGTCGCATACCGATGAAATGCATTGATCACGTTCTGATCCTTAAAATAACGCGTATTAAAATGGGCAAGCGATTCAAAGGGACGGACTTTTAAGAACGATGAAGTGAGCGTGGGTGAAAGCATATCCTTCCAAGAAAAGAAAGCGTTGTTCAAAAACGCATGCTCTGCCAGCTCATACAATCGCTTTGTTTCCAGGATATATGACCGATAATGTTGGGCGGCAAAAGGGTCGAGTGCTGTAAGCTGTTCCTCCATGGCTTCAATGGACGTCGTGAAATCGAGATGACGGCCGTCAGCAAAATTATTACGTGTATAAACATCCAACTTTTTAAAGGTGATGCCGTAGTCTTTAGGATCTCTGCCAGTTTCGGCAATGATGTTTTCAAATACGTGTGGCATCGTGATCGTATTTGGACCGTAATCAAATGTGTGCGTGCCAAGTTGATAGGGGCGCATTTTCCCACCAAGATAGTTGTTTTTTTCGAGAAGCAAGACAGAAGCTCCGCCATGCTGTAGCGTAATTGCTGCCGCAAGACCAGCAAGACCTCCGCCAATAATAATGACATCTGTTTTCAAGAGTACTGCCTACCTTTCCAAATATATCCTTTTCGACGCCAGGCGTTATACATGGAAGCAATGAGGATGCTGACCATGGCTGCAGCTGATAAAGGCATCAGTAGGAAATTAAAGTTTTTCTGACCCATTAGCCAGTCGACAAACGCACGTTGCAGCCAAATAAACAGTAAAGCCATAAGTGCCAATTGAATGGTGCCCATCTCAAATAGGGTAAGGCCGAGAATGAAGAGTGGAAAAACATAGAGTGTCAAATAGACGAACGAAATCAAGACGGCCAGTATGTAAGATCGTCCGATGCCTGGAAACGTGTTTTTTAGAAAGCCATTCCAAACGTCAATATTCCTCGAATACATATAGCAAGTCACTTCGGAGGCAATATTCATTAACAACACACGGTGTCCATGAGATTTCATTGCCCGCGTAAGAGTCATGTCCTCGACAAGCGCATCGTGAGCAGCTGTGTGACCACCGACCGTGTGATAGCTATTACGCTCAAAGGCCATAAAGGCACCGTGTGCGGCTGTAAATGCGGGAAATGTTGTATGGTTTGCGAACCAAATCGGTAAATGAAATAGCACGACAAAATGTTGCATTGGTACGAGAAGGCGACTTAAAAAGACTGGAGTGGGACATTTAGGAAAACCAGTAAGCTGTCCAGCCTTCTTTTTACTTAAATGATGAATAACATACTGGATCGTATCCCGATTTAAGCGGATGTCAGCATCAATAAAGAGATAATATTTCCCGTTAGCCAATTGCGAAAGCTGATGGCAGGCATATGATTTACCCATCCATCCCGGTGGCTTCGGCTTTCCTTTGATAAGTGTGAAACGTTGGTCACGCCCTATCGCATCCTGTAGCAATGTATACGTTTCGTCCTCAGATCCATCATCGAGCAAAAGAATTTCAAGATTCCAATAGCTTAACTGCTTTAAATTTTTTATTAAAGCGGTCGCGTTAGCTGCTTCATTGCGAAGTGGGACCATGATAGACACAAGCGAAGGAATGGGTCGTTCCTTCATGCGCGTTTTTAGGCGAGGTAAAAAGAGACTGTTTAATATTGTCCATACTGTACAGCACGCAAGGATCTACACGAGCCCTTCGGTCATCATTATCACCTCACAACAGTTGTTTGAATGGTGTCATGTGGCTGGCTTCGTTTTCAATCGTCGATGCTTGTAAACCGTTTAATTGTAATGTTAACACTTGTTGAAAATAACGGGTCCGCTCTTTTCGGGTCAATGTCACCCAAGTGTCTTTTTGTAGTTCTTCGGAAATATCAATAAATAAGACAGGCTTACGCTCATGCAAATATGTATAATACAGTGCTACTGAGAAGATTTGCGGTGTAGTGTCTGTGATTGTACTTAAGTAAGCTAACCCAGGTTCAAAATGGAGTGGTCGTGTATCTTGGTGATATTCATCGCCTTGCGGAAAAAGCCAGACAGCTTTCCCTTCATCAAGCTGTTTTTTAGCATAGTTCAGGGCTTTAACGATATCTTTAGGCTTTGTTTTATCTACTGAAAAAGCACCAAGCATGGAAAAGTAAGGGTGTTGCTTCAGTCCTTTTTCATGCATCATCATATAAGCTTCTGTCTGGAGGCAATAGCGATTGAAATAAAATAAAACGAGGCCATCCCACCAGTTTGAATGATTAGCGTAGATCAGCGTCGGCTTGTGTGGAGACAACGCTG
Protein-coding regions in this window:
- a CDS encoding phytoene desaturase family protein, which produces MKTDVIIIGGGLAGLAAAITLQHGGASVLLLEKNNYLGGKMRPYQLGTHTFDYGPNTITMPHVFENIIAETGRDPKDYGITFKKLDVYTRNNFADGRHLDFTTSIEAMEEQLTALDPFAAQHYRSYILETKRLYELAEHAFLNNAFFSWKDMLSPTLTSSFLKVRPFESLAHFNTRYFKDQNVINAFHRYATYIGSSPFKTPATFALIAYLELAKGVYYVNGGNTKIADAFTQVAKETGVQIQTGTKARKIHVENKVAKAVETEAGDVIDCRHVLMNADLLHAYPELVNAEDRPTFSDQKVAHYPPSISAFVILAGLSKRLNGLLHHNVFFPKTYANEFADLFDNSTYPQQPAIYVSNSSVTDPSRSPDGDNLFILVNAPPLLSTTKTQDELERYKQFIYKQLHDRGLPIHSHLVCEKIIAPKDLQNMTGAYHGAIYGMSSNRRQEAFFKPFNKAKDIQNLFFAGGSTFPGGGSPMVVRSGYNVAKAILHHRS
- a CDS encoding phytoene/squalene synthase family protein — its product is MSEAERAYQKCKQMMMTHSKSFYKAFSLLPSRQKKAVWAVYAFCRYADDLVDEGNQPARDLAHLEEELEHFLSGGTPKGDIWVALADVFDQFAMDPLPFRHMLQGQRMDIEPKPFLTLADVEQYSYYVAGTVGLMLLPFLAPDTRDLLEKDAVKLGKAMQLTNILRDVGEDLHRGRIYLPQQLLNEHHVDLYELAQSATPSTKFQIVWETIATRAESLYDEALTTVHLYPAYSRQAIKGSAYVYRAILDKIRAGRYEVFTKRHFVSQTEKQFILAKL
- a CDS encoding lysophospholipid acyltransferase family protein; the encoded protein is MRKANKLKAFEAIFSMIVRRMLQKHFQNIYVSTEVPALSPHKPTLIYANHSNWWDGLVLFYFNRYCLQTEAYMMMHEKGLKQHPYFSMLGAFSVDKTKPKDIVKALNYAKKQLDEGKAVWLFPQGDEYHQDTRPLHFEPGLAYLSTITDTTPQIFSVALYYTYLHERKPVLFIDISEELQKDTWVTLTRKERTRYFQQVLTLQLNGLQASTIENEASHMTPFKQLL
- a CDS encoding glycosyltransferase is translated as MKERPIPSLVSIMVPLRNEAANATALIKNLKQLSYWNLEILLLDDGSEDETYTLLQDAIGRDQRFTLIKGKPKPPGWMGKSYACHQLSQLANGKYYLFIDADIRLNRDTIQYVIHHLSKKKAGQLTGFPKCPTPVFLSRLLVPMQHFVVLFHLPIWFANHTTFPAFTAAHGAFMAFERNSYHTVGGHTAAHDALVEDMTLTRAMKSHGHRVLLMNIASEVTCYMYSRNIDVWNGFLKNTFPGIGRSYILAVLISFVYLTLYVFPLFILGLTLFEMGTIQLALMALLFIWLQRAFVDWLMGQKNFNFLLMPLSAAAMVSILIASMYNAWRRKGYIWKGRQYS